The Alphaproteobacteria bacterium genome segment CTATTTTCAAAGAAGTATCGTTTAAATCTTTTGAAATTTTTTGCAATGCAGCAGATTTTTTTGGTTCAGGTTTAAATTCAATTGGTTTGATTTCTTTGCCAATCGGTTTTTTAAACTTTGGCGCCTTGGTTTCAGGTGAGCTTTCAGGTGAATCAACTACTTGTGCTCTTCTGAGTGCCAAAGAAGAATGTAAGTGATTATCAAATGCATTTGGCGTTGGTTTTGCCACTTGTTTTTTTATTGTCCTGTCTTGTTGTATTTCTGAATCTTTTTGTGGCATTAATCTGGGTTTGGTAAGATCTTGAAGTGATGGTGCGGGAGGCGGTGGTGGTATAAAAGATGGCGTAGGTTTAGGTACATCATTACCCAATATATTTATTTTTTTATATGATTCGGAATTATTATCAATAGGATCAGCATCATCTAAATCATCTTCTTCCTCTAAATCATCCTTTTCGTTTAATTCTTCTTCTAGGTCTTGAAATAATTTTTTGGACCAAGAAGGATAATAAATCACTCTGGGACTTGGTGTAATTGTTATAGGGGAGATTTGATCGATAACAATAGGTTTGTTTTTGTTTTTTGGTTGTTCTTGAGTGGGGGGGACAATAGTAACTATTTCTTTTTCATCTTCATTATGAGGTGGTAGGTAACTAGCTGCATCAGAAGGTACAGGTGATATTACGTTGATTGTTGGCAATACTGGAGGTAATACAGGATTAGGTATTGTCGGCAATACTGGATCAGAAATTGTCGGGAATATCGGATTATCTGCAGGTAATGTTGGATTTATTTCTGGAGGTAATGTAGGATAATGTGTTGTTGGCAATACAGGCTCAGATACAGGCAATACAGGCTCAGATATTGTTGGCAATACCTGATTATCTGTAGGTAATACGACATCAAATATAGGCGGCGTCTCATCTACTACTGGATTTAATACAAGCTCAGATATTGTTGGCAATATTGGATCAGATTCAGGTTGTATTATTTTATTAGTCGTTATAGGAGAGATCTGATCTAAAACAATAGGTTTAATTCTACTTTTAGGTTTTTTTGAGTTAAACGGAGGTGTTATTGGTTCTTGAGTTATATTTAATGGTTTAATTATAGGTAAGTGTCTACGTTCATTGTTATCTGCGACTGTATCGTCTGTTTCTTGAGGCTTAGGCATTGCTAAGTCATTGGGTAAGGTAATGTGATCTTCTTTTTGATTATGTTGAGTAATGGGGTTGATGCTGTTTTCATCAATAGGATCAGCAAAAAACGGGGAAGGTTGATCATATGGAAGTGCTTTGCGTCTTTCTTTTTGTGCTTTTGTTTTTTTTACGCGTGCTAATGAATTATTGTCTCTTTCTTTTAAAACTCTATCTAATTGATCTTTTTGTGATTCTAAAGGTCGAACATGAAACACTTGAACGCTTTGGGGTTGAGGTGTGAATTGAGCTTGTTCATTGTAAATAGGAGATAAGAGGTCGTCATAAGGGGTTGAAGGTTTGAGAGGTGTTCCTTTTTTAGGGCTTGTAACGAAAGGTATATTGAAATCAATAGGTATATTTTCAATGTTTTGATTTCCAGGTACTGGTTTTGGTGTGTCGCTTTCTAAAATTCGTTTTATATCTCTGTTGCTTTGAGGGGTTGATGGAGGAGTTTGATCAGGAATAATCCGACTAATTTTTTTCTTAGCTTTCTTAGGGATAAAGGGAGGTGTTGACGTTTCTTTCGTATTTTCAATGTGTTGATTTCCATGTACAGGTTTTGGTGTATCGTTTTCTAAAATTCGTATTATATCACTGTTGCTTTGTAGGATTGACGGAGAAGCTTGATCAGGAATAATCCGACTAATTTTTTTCTTAGATTTCTTAGGGATAAAGGGAGGTGTTGACGCTTCATTCGGATTTTCAATGTGTTGATTTCCATGTACAGGTTTTGGTGTATCGTTTTCTAAAGTTCGTTTTATATCTGTGTTGCTTTGTAGTATTGACGGAGAAGCTTGATCAGAAACAATGGGTTTAATTTTTTTCTTAGATTTCTTAGGGATAAAGGGAGGTGTTGACGTTTCTTTCGGTGTGTTAATTGAAGGTGAATGTAACGATTTGCTGTTATTTATAATTTTATTACCAGATTCATGAATATCTGGCAACAAGGCAGGTGTTTGAGTTAATGGTGAAAGAAGTGCCGCAGATGAAGGTTCTTGTGGGATTTGTATCGTATGCAATTCTTGTTGGTTTAATTCATTCATTGATGGTTTTGGGGTGTCTTTTCTCTTGATAAAGAGGCGTGATCTAGCGGATGGTCTGATGCCATTAATCCAATTGTTGTTTTGAACTGGTTTTAATGAAGGTGCTATTTCAATAGGTTGTTTGTCATCTTTAATCAAACTTTCTGCAAGCATAATAGGTTGTTCTGATTTGGATTCTTCATCTTCTTGATCTAATAAATCTTGTTCTGGATACAAGGCAAATGGATTTTCGTCTTCAGTGAGGCCTTCATTATTATGTTCATCCTCAATCTGTTCTTTGTGGTCTTCAGCATCAACTTCTTTAAGTGAAAGGGGTGCGATACCAAAATAATTGAGGCCAATTTCGGATTCATCAGGAAACTGTTCATAATCAGGTTTGATGATTTGTGGCGCTTTCTTGAAATTTTGTATGGTGTCTTCAATAAGTTGTGGCCAAACATTATGAGCGGGCTTTGGACGTGGATCAGGTGTAACATGTCGAAGTTCTTTAGATTGAAGTAGATTTGCATTAACATTTCGTGGGTCTAAAATCAATTTTTCTTGACTTGGTTCCATTTTTTTTAGTTTTTTATGTTGTGCTTTTAGCTTTTCAGGGGTTAGATATAATATACGATTTTTTATTGTTTGTTCTACTATTGGATCTATACGGTTCTCATGTTCCTCTATAATAGGTTTTTCTTCTTCGATAAATATTTCTTGGTGAAGATCAACAATTTTAATTTTTATAGCTTTTTTATTAACAGAATCGATGAATAAATCTTTAATGATTTTTTTTGTTAAGAGTTCTTTATTTTCTCCTGCTTTCTTTATTTCTTTTTTAAATTTTTTCTCTAATTGATCAAGATCAAGGTAAATTTGAGCGCCTTTTGTAGAGTTTTCAAAAGGAATAGGTGCAGTAAAAATTGCTACCCGTGCATGCGCGCTATCCGAAATTATCATTATAATAATAAATAATATTAGGGTATGAAAACTTAAAAGGTTTGATTTTTTATAGATAGACATGCTGAAATCCAATAACTTATTCATTTTGAAGGATAAGTTATAAAACAGGTGAAATGAGCTGTCAATAAACCATTAGGAGAATTGTGTTTATAATGAATTAGTTAAAGGGGAATCGACTTAATGAGTTGGGATGGTGGGCCCTGCAGGACTCGAACCTGCGACAACACCGTTATGAGCGGTGGGTTCTAACCGCTGAACTAAGGGCCCAAAAGCACTATACCTAAAAGTTTAAACTTTCTCAACAGGGTAAATCATTTTTATTTAATAGGTCTCTTTTGAAACTCATTATGCGAAACGACTCAATCGACCACAGTAGCGCGTTTCAAATAGGTTTAATGAATCAATAAGCAGGGAATGGTCGCTTCTTTGAGTACATAACGCGTAATGCTGCCTAAAACCCATTCACGTAATTTGCTATGACAATAAGCACCTAAGATGAAAAGATCTGCTTTTAAATCATATGAATTTTTAAGGATGGACGCACCAATATCACTTGTATCGCACTCTAAATCGATAAGATCGACATTGATATTGTGGTAGGCAAGATAATTTTTTAAGGCCGCACCACTTTCACCCATTGTATCAACTTTAGATGTTGTGAGTACTGTAACTTTACTGGCTTTCTTAAGGAAGGGGAGGGCGAAATGAACAGCGCGCGCACATTCAAGACTGCCATTCCAAAATAAAGTTATGTTGCTACCAATATCTTTGGGCATATTTTCGACTGCAAAAAGAACGGGACAACCACCTTCCATTAAAGTGGATTCTGCCATTGCAGCGCTTAAATCATCGTCATTAGCGCTTGTGCGTGCGAGCACAACCATATCAGAAACGCGGGCTTTTTCAGGAACAATTTCTGCATTTCTACCGATTATTTCAGTCCAAGAGAGTGTTGTTTTGCCATTTTGTGGTATTTCCTTATGCTCAAGGAAAAGCAATTCTGGGTGCTGCTTGCGCCAGGTATTAAAATTTTGAAGGGCTTTGTTCCGTTGATCTTTGCTTTCGGCTTCTAAAGAATGAAGAATTTGTTCAACAACAGGGGCTGAAAGTCCTTGTCCAATAAAAGGGATTGCGTCTCGTCCATCGAGCATAACTTCAAGTACTTCTAAATGAGCATTGAATTTTTGGCCCATTTTATACGCAGTTTCAAGAACATAATTGTCTGCATCTTGACCTTCGATTGGGATTAGAATGTGTTTTATGCTCATAATTGTGCTCCCATGCTTATTATTTAAGATAACCATACATTAATAAAACGAGTTGTGAAAGTCCTCTTCTTGAGTTAATATGCAACTAAATGCAATAAAAGCGCGTCTGAGATTATGGTTTGTTATGCGTTGGGATTTTCCAATTCAGTAATGGTTCTCATTTTTTTCAGGATCTAATTTTGGGTAAATCTCATAAAGTTTGATCTGTTACGCAATTTCTATTGTTATTCTTATTAGAATAGACTATTAAAGCTTATTGCATAGTTTAAACCTTATAACGGAAGAAAATAGAATGAAAAAGTCAATTATTACTCTTTTATCAGCAACCATCTTTTTAAGTGCTTGTGATATTGGGCCAAAACAAGGAATTGGCGGTATTGCTGGTGGTATCGGCGGTGGTGTTCTTGGGTCAACAATGGGTAAAGGCAAGGGTAAAATTGCGACAACCATCGCAGGTACGCTTCTTGGTGGACTTCTTGGTAGTTCGATCGGTGCATCTATGGATCAAACTGATAGAATGCTTGCAGAACGTTCGACACAAAATGCGCTTGAAACAGCAAAAACAAATTCACCTGTTAACTGGACAAATCCTGATAATGGTCATTCTGGTACAATCGTTCCAGTTCGTACTTATCAGAATGGTAACCGTTATTGCCGTGAATATCAACATAATGTAAATGTTGGTGGACGTACGCAAAGTGCTTATGGTACTGCTTGTCGTCAGCCCGACGGAAGCTGGCAGATTCAAAGCTAATTTCTATTGATTGAGGAGCAGACATGAAAGATCCCTATAAAACATTAGGACTTTCTACGTCTGCCTCTCAAGACGAGATTAAAAAGACTTTTCGTAAGCTTGCGAAAGAAAACCATCCCGATTTAAATCCGAATAAGCCAGATGTTGAAAAACGCTTTAAAGAAGTTAATGCGGCTTATGAAATATTGTCTGATCCCATAAAACGTAAAAAATTTGATGCAGGTCAAATCGATGCTGAAGGCCATGATGTACATCCTGGTTTTCGGGGGCATTCGGGTTTTGATCCCTTTGCATCCCAACGCACAGGATCTTCCCAAGGTGGATCGCGTGGTTCTGATAGTTTTTCTTTTGATAATAATTTCGATAGTTCTAATTTCTTCTCTGACTTGTTTGGTTGGAGCAATAAAAGAAAACAGGCACCGCAAAAAGGCGATGATATTCAATATACGTTGAAGCTGCCATTTTTAGAATCTATTAAAGGGGCTAAAAAGCGTGTTTCAATGCCTAATGGCCGTGCTCTAAATATAACGATACAGCCAGGCACAAAAAACGGACAGATTTTAAGACTTAAAGGTCAGGGTGATGCAAGCGCTTTGGGTGGTGTAAGCGGTGATGCTTTAGTTGAAATCGTGGTTGAAGATGATCCATATTTTTCACGTCTTGGGAATGATATTCATCTTAATCTACCTATAACACTTCAGGAAGCCATTTTGGGGGCAGTCGTTACGATTCCAACAATTTCAGGTAATGTTAATTTAAAAATTCCTGCAGGGTCAAATACAGGCAGTAAATTGCGTTTGAAAAATAAAGGCATTGAAGTTGCTAATAATATTTTTGGTGACCAAATTGTTGAGTTGAAAGTTGTTTTGCCTGATCAGCCGGACAA includes the following:
- a CDS encoding universal stress protein, with amino-acid sequence MSIKHILIPIEGQDADNYVLETAYKMGQKFNAHLEVLEVMLDGRDAIPFIGQGLSAPVVEQILHSLEAESKDQRNKALQNFNTWRKQHPELLFLEHKEIPQNGKTTLSWTEIIGRNAEIVPEKARVSDMVVLARTSANDDDLSAAMAESTLMEGGCPVLFAVENMPKDIGSNITLFWNGSLECARAVHFALPFLKKASKVTVLTTSKVDTMGESGAALKNYLAYHNINVDLIDLECDTSDIGASILKNSYDLKADLFILGAYCHSKLREWVLGSITRYVLKEATIPCLLIH
- a CDS encoding RT0821/Lpp0805 family surface protein, with the protein product MKKSIITLLSATIFLSACDIGPKQGIGGIAGGIGGGVLGSTMGKGKGKIATTIAGTLLGGLLGSSIGASMDQTDRMLAERSTQNALETAKTNSPVNWTNPDNGHSGTIVPVRTYQNGNRYCREYQHNVNVGGRTQSAYGTACRQPDGSWQIQS
- a CDS encoding DnaJ C-terminal domain-containing protein — protein: MKDPYKTLGLSTSASQDEIKKTFRKLAKENHPDLNPNKPDVEKRFKEVNAAYEILSDPIKRKKFDAGQIDAEGHDVHPGFRGHSGFDPFASQRTGSSQGGSRGSDSFSFDNNFDSSNFFSDLFGWSNKRKQAPQKGDDIQYTLKLPFLESIKGAKKRVSMPNGRALNITIQPGTKNGQILRLKGQGDASALGGVSGDALVEIVVEDDPYFSRLGNDIHLNLPITLQEAILGAVVTIPTISGNVNLKIPAGSNTGSKLRLKNKGIEVANNIFGDQIVELKVVLPDQPDKDLKEFIEKWAPKNVYNVRGDLA